From a single Accipiter gentilis chromosome 8, bAccGen1.1, whole genome shotgun sequence genomic region:
- the LSM4 gene encoding U6 snRNA-associated Sm-like protein LSm4 isoform X1 has translation MARSGGGRAGPARPGAGGGCLLRGGRNEEAREPGSIPSCIPSQGAARQIQGRDGDKFWRMPECYIRGSTIKYLRIPDEIIDMVKEEVVSKGRGRGGMQQQKQQKGRGVGGAGRGVFGGRGRGIPGSGRGQQEKKPGRQSAKQ, from the exons ATGGCACGGAGCGGCGGCGGACgggctggcccggcccggcccggggcggggggcggttGTTTACTCCGGGGAGGCCGGAACGAGGAAGCGAgggagcctggctccatcccttCCTGCATCCCGAGCCAAGGAGCAGCCAGGCAGATCCAAGGCAGG GATGGAGACAAGTTCTGGAGAATGCCAGAGTGCTACATTCGTGGCAGCACGATTAAATACCTGCGTATCCCCGATGAAATAATTGACATGgtgaaagaagaggtggtgtccaAGGGCAGAGGCCGTGGTGGGATGCAACAGCAGAAGCAACAGAAGGGCCGTGGTGTTGGAGGTGCTGGACGAG GTGTGTTTGGTGGCCGTGGCCGAGGAATACCAGGCAGTGGAAGAGGCCAGCAGGAGAAAAAGCCAGGCAGACAATCAGCAAAGCAATGA
- the LSM4 gene encoding U6 snRNA-associated Sm-like protein LSm4 isoform X2 produces MLPLSLLKTAQNHPMLVELKNGETYNGHLVSCDNWMNINLREVICTSRDGDKFWRMPECYIRGSTIKYLRIPDEIIDMVKEEVVSKGRGRGGMQQQKQQKGRGVGGAGRGVFGGRGRGIPGSGRGQQEKKPGRQSAKQ; encoded by the exons ATG CTGCCCCTGTCCCTGCTGAAGACGGCGCAGAACCACCCCATG CTGGTGGAGCTGAAGAACGGGGAGACGTACAACGGGCACCTGGTGAGCTGCGACAACTGGATGAACATCAACCTGCGGGAGGTCATCTGCACGTCccgg GATGGAGACAAGTTCTGGAGAATGCCAGAGTGCTACATTCGTGGCAGCACGATTAAATACCTGCGTATCCCCGATGAAATAATTGACATGgtgaaagaagaggtggtgtccaAGGGCAGAGGCCGTGGTGGGATGCAACAGCAGAAGCAACAGAAGGGCCGTGGTGTTGGAGGTGCTGGACGAG GTGTGTTTGGTGGCCGTGGCCGAGGAATACCAGGCAGTGGAAGAGGCCAGCAGGAGAAAAAGCCAGGCAGACAATCAGCAAAGCAATGA
- the PGPEP1 gene encoding pyroglutamyl-peptidase 1 isoform X1, with product MEKPRRAVVVTGFGPFGEHAVNASWIAVQELEKLGLRDDVDLHVYEVPVEYQTVQRLIPALWKKHSPQLVVHVGVSGMATTVTLEKCGHNVGYKGLDNCRFCPGSQCCVEGGPECIDSIIDMDTVCKRVSALGLDVTVTISKDAGRYLCDFTYYTSLYQSRGRSAFVHVPPLGKPYTAEQLGRALQAIIEEMLDVLEHSEDKINCQHEH from the exons ATGGAGAAACCGCGGCGGGCGGTGGTGGTGACGG GGTTTGGTCCGTTTGGAGAGCACGCCGTTAACGCCAGTTGGATTGCAGTTCAG GAGTTGGAGAAGCTAGGACTGCGAGATGACGTGGATCTGCACGTCTATGAAGTCCCAGTTGAATACCAGACAGTGCAAAGACTCATTCCTGCATTGTGGAAAAAGCACAGTCCACAA TTGGTGGTTCATGTAGGTGTTTCCGGTATGGCTACGACTGTAACTCTGGAGAAGTGCGGCCATAATGTAGGTTACAAAGGCTTAGACAACTGCCGTTTCTGCCCAGGCTCTCAGTGTTGCGTAGAAGGTGGCCCAGAATGCATCGATTCCATTATCGACATGGACACGGTTTGCAAGAGAGTCTCAGCGCTGGGGCTGGACGTCACGGTCACTATATCTAAGGATGCTGGCAG ATACCTCTGTGACTTCACTTACTACACTTCCTTATACCAGAGCCGCGGGAGGTCAGCTTTTGTTCATGTGCCTCCTCTGGGAAAACCATATACCGCAGAACAGCTGGGTCGGGCACTACAGGCTATAATAGAAGAAATGCTCGATGTTTTGGAGCATTCTGAAGACAAAATCAATTGTCAGCACGAACACTGA
- the PGPEP1 gene encoding pyroglutamyl-peptidase 1 isoform X2, protein MATTVTLEKCGHNVGYKGLDNCRFCPGSQCCVEGGPECIDSIIDMDTVCKRVSALGLDVTVTISKDAGRYLCDFTYYTSLYQSRGRSAFVHVPPLGKPYTAEQLGRALQAIIEEMLDVLEHSEDKINCQHEH, encoded by the exons ATGGCTACGACTGTAACTCTGGAGAAGTGCGGCCATAATGTAGGTTACAAAGGCTTAGACAACTGCCGTTTCTGCCCAGGCTCTCAGTGTTGCGTAGAAGGTGGCCCAGAATGCATCGATTCCATTATCGACATGGACACGGTTTGCAAGAGAGTCTCAGCGCTGGGGCTGGACGTCACGGTCACTATATCTAAGGATGCTGGCAG ATACCTCTGTGACTTCACTTACTACACTTCCTTATACCAGAGCCGCGGGAGGTCAGCTTTTGTTCATGTGCCTCCTCTGGGAAAACCATATACCGCAGAACAGCTGGGTCGGGCACTACAGGCTATAATAGAAGAAATGCTCGATGTTTTGGAGCATTCTGAAGACAAAATCAATTGTCAGCACGAACACTGA